A window of Rhodothermus sp. genomic DNA:
CTCAGTCTGATAGGGACCAAATCGAAGCGTGAGGTAACCCGGATTCTGCAGCGCAAAAATGACAGCCCCGATTGCAATCAGCAAGGCCAGGATAAGAAATGAAGTTCGCATTGTCGGACCGAGTAGCTGGCAGAATTGCTGCTTAAAAGGTACGTTTGCCGGGTTGGTTTCCGATCGCTGTGGCAGATGGGGAAGCAGAGCCGGAAATCGCAACCGTACCGGGAAGCTGTGCATCGATTGGTCACCCGGGTAAGGACCCATGGTTACGGGACAGCTCGGTGGCTCTGGCACAAAGGTCAACCCATGGTCTGGAGCTTCATCCGCTTCATTATGGTCGGAAAACGGTACGAAAAGCGGTAGCCGGCCATCATTTTGAGTCCAGAACAGATGCCGACTAAAGGGCGAACGTGTATGGGAGGACGCTGGAATAAAGAGACCTTCGCAATACAGTGCTTCGTGACTGTTAAATTACGGCCAGCTCTCATGGACTGGAAGCAAATATGTGCAAGGAGATGCTGGCCGTTGTGCCGCCCGAGTATTTTCCCCGGCTGGAGCGCGTTGCCCTGGCGTTACGGGCCGGGCGTCTGGTACTGGCCGACACATTCCAGTACAGCCGACAGTCTTACCATAATCGAACACGATTGCGCAACCCACAGGGATGGCAGTGGATTTCGGTACCGCTGCGGGCGCATCAGCATGGCGTACCGATTGATCAGGCGGCTATCGGCCAGCTGCGCGACTGGCCGCGTCGTCACTGGCGGGCTTTCTGCTACAACTATCGCACGACGCCTTACTTTGAATTCTACGAGCCGCGTCTGGAGGCAATTTTCCGACAGCCATGGAAAACCCTGGGTGCTCTTACCTGTGCCACATTTCTGCTAACGCTACAGCTTTTTGAGATAGACACGCCGGTGGTTCGGGCTTCAGAGCTGATCGGCCGTCCCACTTCAATGGCGGCCATTGCACAGGTACTGGCGGCAGACACGTTGCTGTTGCCCGAGGCGACCGCATCGATCGATCGAGCTGCCGCGCCTCAGGTCTGTGTGCTTCGATTTGAAGAGCCGGTATACCGACAGAACTTTGAAGGATTTGTGCCAGGCATGACGGCGCTGGATATGTTGTTTAATCTGGGGCCGGTTGAGGCACGGGCGCGGCTGGAGGCGCACAGTCAGGTGATACCAATCTGAGGAGAAACAGTGTAGAACAAATTTGAAATGTAACCGGATAGCAAAGATGCATGAGTTGCGAAAATTACGTGCTTTGCGTCGTCGCTTTCCCCATACACAGACCCAGATTTATCTGAATCATGCTGCTACAGGACCACTCAGCCATCCGGCTGCAGAAGCTGTACAGCGGTACGTGCGCCAGCGCCTTCGGGGGCCTATTGATCATTTCGAAACCTTAATGTCCGTCATCGAAGAGACCCGTCAACTTGTGGCAACGCTGCTGGGGACCAGGGCTGAGCGGATCGCATTCATCGCCAATACTTCGTCGGCGCTGGGGCTGCTAACGCAGGGAATCGACTGGCAGCCGGGCGACCGGATCGCAATCCCGGCCTGTGAGTTTCCTGCTAACGTCTATCCATTTCTGAATCTGCAACGTCGCGGCGTAGTAGTCGACTGGATTCCCCATCGCCAGGGGACGTTTACCGTGGAGGACATAGCTCGGGAGCTTACGCCACGAACGCGGCTACTCACGTTAAGCTGGGTGCAGTTCCTCTCGGGATTTCGAGCCGACCTGCAGCAGATCGTCACCTGCTGTCATGAGCGGGGAGTCTGGGTGAGCGTGGATGCTATTCAGGGACTGGGCGCTCTGCCTATCGATGTGGAAGCAACCGGTATTGATTTCCTGGCGGCCGGCACGTACAAGTGGTTGCTCGGGCTTCCCGGGCTGGCGATCTGCTATGTGCGACCTGAGCTGCAGGAGGTGTTGCATCCGCCTGCTGGTTGGTTGCATGGGCCAGTAGATTGGGATCGGTTTTGCGATTATGAGCTGGTATTTTACCCGGATGCCCGCCGTTATGAGACAGGCACGCCCAGTCAGGTGGCCATCGTAGCGCTGCATGCCGCACTGAAGCAATATCTGAAGCTCGGGGTAGACTGGTGTGCCCGTCGTGTACTGACCTTGCAGCAACGGCTGGCTGAAGGGCTTCAGCGGCTTGGACTGACACGGTACGGCACGGATGACCCGGCTCATGCTTCCGGCATCGTGACTGTACAGCATGCGCAGGCTGAGGCGCTGGCAGCCTTTCTAAAGGAACGTCAGATCATGATTTCGTTGCGTAATCGCATGCTCCGCTTTTCGCCAACCTACTACAACACAGATGAAGAGATAGACTACACGTTGGAAATGGTGGCCGAAGGACTACGGCGCATATAGACTACGAACGGGTACGTATTTAACTGGCATCAATCCGAGCCGATACCTTGCAAGTGAAACGCACAATACGCTCAAGTTAGACCAGACGGTTTTCGGATTGATGCGACGCGCGCTTGTCGGAGGTCTGGGACTGCTGCTTTGCGTGAGTCTCAGCCGATGCGAGATGCCCACCGGGGCCCCTGACTTTTCTTTTGAATCGGCGCTGCAGACGCCTTTATTGATGGAAAAGACGTTCGTGCTGCTGGGGCCTCAGGAAGGAGC
This region includes:
- a CDS encoding aminotransferase class V-fold PLP-dependent enzyme, encoding MHELRKLRALRRRFPHTQTQIYLNHAATGPLSHPAAEAVQRYVRQRLRGPIDHFETLMSVIEETRQLVATLLGTRAERIAFIANTSSALGLLTQGIDWQPGDRIAIPACEFPANVYPFLNLQRRGVVVDWIPHRQGTFTVEDIARELTPRTRLLTLSWVQFLSGFRADLQQIVTCCHERGVWVSVDAIQGLGALPIDVEATGIDFLAAGTYKWLLGLPGLAICYVRPELQEVLHPPAGWLHGPVDWDRFCDYELVFYPDARRYETGTPSQVAIVALHAALKQYLKLGVDWCARRVLTLQQRLAEGLQRLGLTRYGTDDPAHASGIVTVQHAQAEALAAFLKERQIMISLRNRMLRFSPTYYNTDEEIDYTLEMVAEGLRRI
- a CDS encoding WbqC family protein; the protein is MCKEMLAVVPPEYFPRLERVALALRAGRLVLADTFQYSRQSYHNRTRLRNPQGWQWISVPLRAHQHGVPIDQAAIGQLRDWPRRHWRAFCYNYRTTPYFEFYEPRLEAIFRQPWKTLGALTCATFLLTLQLFEIDTPVVRASELIGRPTSMAAIAQVLAADTLLLPEATASIDRAAAPQVCVLRFEEPVYRQNFEGFVPGMTALDMLFNLGPVEARARLEAHSQVIPI